The Prinia subflava isolate CZ2003 ecotype Zambia chromosome 15, Cam_Psub_1.2, whole genome shotgun sequence genome contains a region encoding:
- the MTFMT gene encoding methionyl-tRNA formyltransferase, mitochondrial has protein sequence MRARVLRAWRQGVRAAGPPWRVLFFGTDRFAVTALRALRAAGERSEDSLVSRLEVVTLPSRPPGELPVRSCARELQLPVHEWPHTGPVGQFDVGVVASFGRLLSEDLILQFPYGVLNVHPSCLPRWRGPAPIVHTVLHGDKVTGVTIMEIRPKRFDVGPIIKQEEIAVPPRCTAQELEGMLAKMGANMLLEVLKNLPESLRNKKEQPKEGVTFAPKISTAKSCIKWEEQTAAQIIQLHRAIGSMFPLQTLWKGTTIKLLDFVEVDNIPVFSDQILNDCGVVPGSVLFHKMSQTLIARCKEGWVGIKTVILKKKLTAVDFYNGYMHSWFQQNPRTVHQECRFQTLKLSTAKKTLKERGTLAQDIKQ, from the exons ATGCGGGCCCGGGTGCTGCGCGCCTGGCGCCAGGGCGTGAGGGCGGCCGGGCCGCCATGGCGCGTCCTCTTCTTCGGCACCGACCGCTTCGCCGTGACCGCCCTGCGAGCCCTGCGGGCCGCCGG TGAGCGCAGCGAGGACTCGCTCGTGTCGCGGCTGGAGGTGGTGACCCTGCCGTCCCGCCCGCCCGGGGAGCTGCCCgtgaggagctgtgccagggagctccagctgcctgtgcaCGAGTGGCCGCACACGGGACCCGTGGGGCAGTTTGATGTGGGTGTGGTGGCATCTTTCGGACGTCTTCTAAGCGAGGACCTCATTCTGCAGTTCCCATA TGGCGTGCTGAATGTCCATCCCAGCTGTCTCCCACGATGGCGTGGTCCTGCACCTATAGTCCACACAGTGCTTCATGGTGATAAGGTGACTGGGGTGACAATTATGGAAATAAGACCAAAAAG GTTTGATGTAGGTCCAATTATTAAGCAAGAAGAGATTGCTGTTCCTCCCCGCTGTACGGCacaggagctggaagggatgTTAGCAAAGATGGGTGCAAACATG CTGTTAGAAGTTTTGAAGAACTTGCCTGAAagtttaagaaataaaaaagagcagCCAAAAGAAGGAGTAACATTTG CTCCTAAAATCTCTACAGCAAAGAGTTGTATAAAATGGGAAGAACAAACAGCTGCACAGATAATTCAGCTGCATCGTGCAATAGGAAGTATG TTTCCTCTGCAGACACTCTGGAAGGGTACTACCATTAAACTCCTGGATTTTGTGGAAGTGGATAATATCCCTGTTTTTTCTG ATCAAATACTAAATGACTGTGGAGTTGTTCCTGGTTCAGTGCTGTTCCATAAAATGTCCCAAACATTGATAGCTCGCTGCAAG gaaggCTGGGTTGGAATCAAAACAGTTATTTTAAAGAAGAAGCTTACAGCAGTTGACTTCTACAATGGATATATGCACTCTTGGTTCCAGCAGAATCCAAGAACAGTTCATCAGGAATGCAGATTTCAAACACTCAAACTCAGCACGGCAAAAAAGACTCTGAAAGAGAGGGGAACATTGGCACAGGATATAAAgcaataa